A window of Streptomyces marispadix contains these coding sequences:
- a CDS encoding Rab family GTPase has protein sequence MSRSIDHLVAFVSRRNLHYVAVFGAEAVGKTTLLRFWRGQWNDDRPYSATQVEENLGTAKTKVNGRRLMLPSLVDLSGDETAHEQWRTQAQKADTCIYLINAEHLCQFERTGQATEAWQRIEDDAGQIGRWLQKASEQEGGKRSLCILAVTHRDLDERYNPPDEQAYLKLVRSQLELIINKLGGNGRVRTVAGSLDTKENARQLTVRILEQLP, from the coding sequence ATGTCCCGTTCCATAGATCACTTAGTAGCGTTTGTGTCCCGCCGGAATCTGCATTACGTGGCGGTCTTCGGAGCAGAGGCTGTAGGGAAGACCACCCTCCTGCGCTTCTGGCGCGGTCAATGGAACGACGATCGGCCATACAGCGCCACACAGGTCGAAGAGAATCTAGGGACTGCCAAGACCAAGGTGAATGGTCGTCGACTGATGCTGCCTTCCCTGGTCGACCTGAGTGGTGATGAAACCGCGCACGAACAATGGAGGACACAGGCCCAAAAGGCCGACACCTGCATTTATTTGATCAATGCCGAGCATTTGTGCCAGTTCGAGCGGACCGGTCAGGCCACCGAGGCCTGGCAGCGTATCGAGGATGACGCCGGCCAGATTGGGCGCTGGCTCCAGAAAGCCTCGGAGCAGGAGGGCGGAAAGCGTTCGTTGTGCATCTTGGCGGTCACTCACCGGGACCTGGACGAGAGGTACAACCCGCCTGACGAGCAGGCATACCTCAAGCTTGTGCGCAGCCAATTAGAGCTGATCATCAACAAGCTCGGTGGCAATGGGAGGGTGAGAACCGTGGCTGGCAGTCTGGACACCAAGGAAAACGCCCGACAACTCACCGTCCGCATCCTGGAGCAGTTGCCGTGA
- a CDS encoding cytochrome P450 → MARTQSRETQAEAGAERATVIKGFRSARLGWPELHRIPHPPRRIPLLGDIAGASVRSPVQDSMRIGRELGPIFRRKAFEKEIVFVWGADLAAELADESRFAKHVGLGVANLRPLAGDGLFTAYNHEPNWQLAHDILAPGFSRAAMEGYHPLMLDVARQLAAHWDERSRAGDDVDVPGDMTKLTLETIARTGFGHDFGSFERSRPHPFVTAMVGALSYAQRRNTVPPLLGPLLQPGAAKRNAADRAYLDGTVDKVVEARRKAGATGAHGDLLDRMLETAHPTTGERLSAENIRRQVVTFLVAGHETTSGALSFALHYLSRNPGVMARAQAEVAEVWGDVEEPAYEQVARLRYVRRVLDESLRLWPTAPAFAREALHDTTLGGVHPMNKGAWALVLIMLLHRDPSVWGEDAEVFDPDRFEPKAVRGRPPHVFKPFGTGARACIGRQFALHEATLVLGLLLRRYDFSADPDYRLRVAERLTLMPSGLRLHLTRRSPAARTAAAVGA, encoded by the coding sequence ATGGCCCGGACCCAGTCACGGGAGACTCAGGCCGAGGCGGGGGCCGAACGCGCCACCGTGATCAAGGGGTTCCGCAGCGCCCGTCTCGGCTGGCCCGAACTGCACCGCATTCCGCACCCGCCGCGCCGCATACCGCTGCTGGGCGACATCGCGGGCGCGAGCGTGCGGTCGCCGGTGCAGGACTCGATGCGCATCGGCCGCGAGCTGGGGCCGATCTTCCGCCGCAAGGCGTTCGAGAAGGAGATCGTCTTCGTATGGGGGGCGGACCTCGCGGCGGAACTGGCCGACGAGTCCCGCTTCGCCAAGCACGTCGGACTCGGGGTCGCCAATCTCCGCCCGCTCGCCGGCGACGGCCTCTTCACCGCCTACAACCACGAGCCCAACTGGCAGCTCGCGCACGACATACTCGCCCCGGGCTTCAGCCGTGCGGCCATGGAGGGCTATCACCCGCTGATGCTCGACGTGGCCCGTCAGCTCGCCGCCCACTGGGACGAGCGCAGCCGCGCCGGTGACGACGTCGACGTGCCGGGCGACATGACGAAGCTGACCCTGGAGACCATCGCCCGCACCGGCTTCGGCCACGACTTCGGGTCCTTCGAGCGCTCACGGCCGCATCCGTTCGTGACGGCCATGGTCGGGGCGCTGTCGTACGCGCAGCGCCGCAACACCGTGCCGCCGCTGCTGGGGCCGCTGCTCCAGCCCGGCGCCGCGAAGCGCAACGCCGCCGACCGCGCATACCTCGACGGCACCGTCGACAAGGTCGTGGAGGCCCGCCGCAAGGCCGGTGCCACGGGCGCACACGGCGACCTGCTGGACCGCATGCTGGAGACCGCCCATCCCACCACCGGCGAGCGGCTGTCCGCCGAGAACATCCGCCGCCAGGTCGTCACCTTCCTCGTCGCCGGGCACGAGACCACCTCCGGCGCGCTCTCGTTCGCCCTCCACTACCTCTCCCGCAACCCCGGCGTCATGGCACGAGCGCAGGCCGAAGTGGCGGAGGTCTGGGGCGACGTGGAGGAACCGGCGTACGAACAGGTCGCACGGCTGCGCTACGTGCGGCGCGTGCTGGACGAGTCGCTGCGGTTGTGGCCCACCGCGCCCGCCTTCGCCCGCGAGGCGCTGCACGACACGACGCTCGGCGGCGTCCACCCGATGAACAAGGGCGCCTGGGCACTCGTACTGATCATGCTGCTGCACCGCGATCCCTCCGTGTGGGGCGAGGACGCGGAGGTCTTCGACCCGGACCGCTTCGAGCCGAAGGCCGTACGGGGCCGCCCGCCGCACGTCTTCAAGCCGTTCGGCACGGGCGCACGGGCGTGCATAGGGCGGCAGTTCGCGCTTCATGAGGCGACGCTCGTGCTGGGGCTGCTGCTGCGGCGCTACGACTTCAGCGCCGACCCGGACTACCGGCTGCGCGTGGCCGAGCGGCTGACGCTGATGCCGAGCGGACTGCGACTGCACCTCACGAGGCGTTCACCGGCGGCCCGTACGGCTGCGGCGGTAGGGGCCTGA
- the ddaH gene encoding dimethylargininase, which yields MQTQPKALVRPPASRLAEGLVTHVERVPVDRELAVRQWDGYVRALRDNGWQTVEVAPEEGCPDSVFVEDAVVVLGGRALICRPGAPSRRPETQAVEETVRALGYAVHRVEAPGTLDGGDVLKSGGTVYVGTGGRTNDEGVRQLRAAFEPSGARVVPVPVTEVLHLKSAVTALPDGTVIGHAPLAPDPSYFPRFRGVPEEPGAHVVLLGGERLLMASSAPRSAELLASLGYEPVLVDIGEFEKLEGCVTCLSVRLRELPAPGGQSAARGSGSE from the coding sequence GTGCAGACGCAGCCGAAGGCCCTGGTGAGACCGCCCGCGTCACGCCTCGCGGAGGGTCTGGTCACCCACGTCGAACGGGTGCCGGTCGACCGTGAACTCGCCGTGCGCCAATGGGACGGATACGTAAGGGCGTTGCGGGACAACGGCTGGCAGACGGTCGAGGTGGCGCCCGAAGAGGGCTGCCCCGACAGCGTGTTCGTGGAGGACGCCGTGGTCGTGCTGGGCGGCAGGGCGCTGATCTGCCGCCCGGGAGCGCCCTCCCGGCGGCCCGAGACACAGGCCGTCGAGGAGACGGTGCGTGCGCTCGGCTACGCCGTCCACCGCGTCGAGGCCCCCGGCACCCTCGACGGCGGCGACGTGCTCAAGAGCGGCGGCACCGTGTACGTGGGGACCGGGGGACGCACCAATGACGAGGGCGTCCGCCAACTGCGCGCCGCCTTCGAGCCGTCGGGGGCCCGGGTGGTGCCCGTGCCCGTCACGGAGGTGCTTCATCTGAAGTCCGCCGTCACCGCGCTGCCCGACGGCACGGTCATCGGTCATGCGCCGCTCGCTCCGGACCCTTCGTACTTCCCCCGGTTCCGCGGTGTGCCGGAGGAGCCGGGCGCCCACGTCGTGCTGCTCGGCGGCGAGCGGTTGCTGATGGCGTCGAGCGCGCCGCGCAGCGCGGAACTCCTGGCGTCGCTGGGCTATGAGCCGGTCCTGGTCGACATCGGCGAGTTCGAGAAGCTGGAGGGCTGCGTGACCTGCCTGTCGGTACGGCTGCGTGAACTGCCCGCGCCCGGCGGGCAGTCGGCGGCGCGAGGTTCCGGCTCCGAGTGA
- a CDS encoding lysoplasmalogenase, whose amino-acid sequence MMITRRSTGRRIRRAAAEAAARATRPDGHGRGALVAFGALAAADLVAVAGDRTRGPRRAAKPLLMPALASYALRRRADERTPVPATLMAGLACATAGDTALLLDEHEPAFLLGMAAFLGTQVSYTAGYARLGALRGLRRRPWTAAGCLAGWAAANAVLAPSMEKRLRLPVAGYSLALTVMGAAALGVGGRVAAGAAAFVGSDLLIGLQASGRRVPSQELLIMAGYILGQYLITTGWLDRLDEADS is encoded by the coding sequence ATGATGATCACGAGACGCTCGACGGGACGAAGAATCCGCAGGGCGGCAGCGGAGGCCGCCGCGCGAGCCACCAGGCCCGACGGCCACGGCCGTGGTGCCCTCGTCGCCTTCGGCGCCCTCGCCGCCGCGGATCTCGTAGCCGTCGCGGGCGACCGTACGCGCGGACCGCGCCGCGCCGCCAAGCCTCTGCTGATGCCCGCGCTCGCCTCGTACGCTCTGCGCCGCCGTGCCGACGAGCGGACGCCCGTCCCGGCGACGCTCATGGCGGGGCTGGCGTGCGCGACGGCCGGAGACACCGCGCTCCTCCTCGACGAGCACGAACCGGCCTTTCTCCTCGGCATGGCCGCCTTCCTCGGCACCCAGGTCAGCTACACCGCGGGCTACGCACGGCTCGGCGCGCTGCGCGGCCTGCGGCGCAGGCCCTGGACCGCGGCGGGCTGCCTCGCGGGCTGGGCCGCCGCGAACGCGGTGCTCGCCCCGTCGATGGAGAAGCGGCTGCGGCTGCCCGTCGCGGGCTACAGCCTCGCCCTGACCGTGATGGGCGCGGCTGCCCTGGGAGTCGGCGGCCGGGTCGCGGCCGGTGCTGCCGCCTTCGTCGGTTCGGATCTGCTGATCGGGCTTCAGGCGTCCGGCCGCCGAGTGCCCTCTCAGGAGTTGCTGATCATGGCCGGATACATCCTCGGGCAGTACCTCATCACCACGGGCTGGCTCGACCGGCTCGACGAGGCCGATTCGTAG
- a CDS encoding FAD-dependent monooxygenase — protein sequence MRILIIGGGIAGTAAALALDKAGIEVSVHEAHPGSGADIGAFLTLASNGMLALAQFGAAEAVAGAGFELTAMRLTGDKGSVVSTVPLGETGDPLRRFRCLRRAELGAVLRQEAASRGIPVRYGERFVWATEDEDGVTARFADGSTERGDLLLGADGIHSVVRPLTDPDAARPRYAGQRVFYGYTTEAAPPNEPGRIEMLRGSSSAMGYAVSPAGETFWFARVSAEELSDAEISGTTPAEWRDQLLPLLRPDSTPAADIVAATDGRLMVTNARDLSTVTRWRTARMLLVGDAAHAASPATGQGASMALEDAVVLAKSLRDSPDTATALERYERLRRPRVERNIVNSARLTPRRAPSRMQRTLDNYRARWKSRNGAAGPPSSASAGDEELALQLDWDTPLPDDSPAVQGG from the coding sequence ATGCGGATCCTGATCATCGGTGGCGGCATCGCCGGAACCGCCGCGGCGCTCGCCCTGGACAAGGCCGGCATCGAGGTCAGCGTCCACGAGGCCCATCCCGGCAGCGGTGCCGACATCGGCGCATTTCTGACTCTCGCGAGCAACGGCATGCTGGCGCTGGCCCAGTTCGGCGCAGCGGAGGCCGTGGCCGGTGCCGGTTTCGAGCTGACGGCGATGCGCCTCACCGGCGACAAGGGGTCCGTGGTCTCCACCGTTCCGCTCGGCGAGACCGGCGACCCGCTCCGGCGGTTCCGCTGTCTGCGCCGAGCCGAACTGGGCGCCGTACTGCGGCAGGAGGCCGCCTCACGCGGCATTCCCGTCCGCTACGGAGAGCGGTTCGTATGGGCCACCGAGGACGAGGACGGAGTCACCGCACGCTTCGCCGACGGCAGCACCGAACGCGGCGATCTGCTGCTCGGCGCGGACGGAATCCACTCCGTCGTAAGGCCGTTGACCGATCCGGACGCCGCGCGTCCGCGCTATGCGGGGCAGCGCGTCTTCTACGGCTACACCACCGAGGCGGCGCCGCCGAACGAACCCGGCCGCATCGAGATGCTGCGCGGCAGCTCCTCCGCGATGGGGTACGCGGTCTCCCCGGCGGGCGAGACCTTCTGGTTCGCACGGGTCTCGGCCGAGGAGCTGAGCGACGCCGAGATCTCCGGCACCACGCCCGCGGAGTGGCGCGATCAGCTACTGCCGCTGCTGCGGCCGGACTCGACGCCCGCGGCCGACATCGTCGCGGCCACGGACGGCAGGCTGATGGTGACCAACGCCCGTGATCTGTCGACCGTCACAAGGTGGCGTACGGCGCGCATGCTCCTCGTCGGCGACGCCGCGCACGCCGCCTCGCCCGCGACCGGGCAGGGAGCGTCCATGGCCTTGGAGGACGCGGTGGTGCTGGCCAAGTCCCTGCGTGACTCGCCCGATACGGCCACGGCGCTGGAGCGCTACGAGCGGCTGCGCAGACCACGAGTGGAACGCAACATCGTCAACAGCGCACGGCTGACGCCCCGCCGCGCACCCAGCCGCATGCAGCGGACGCTCGACAACTACCGCGCCAGATGGAAGAGCCGCAACGGCGCGGCCGGTCCCCCCTCGTCCGCGTCCGCCGGAGACGAGGAACTCGCGCTCCAGCTCGACTGGGACACGCCGCTGCCCGACGATTCGCCTGCCGTGCAAGGCGGTTGA
- a CDS encoding Nramp family divalent metal transporter, with protein MTTEEIGRNADSELRLPEPPPELGKGRFSVATVLKFFGPGAVIASLTIGSGESILASREGAVFGYTVLWAVVVGTIAKGALVYASNRHITLTGEHPMTRFAKVLPGPRGWFPVLLALICLASFPGWASGVAVALGDFLESQGAGDATAYAVGILIFGAVLSWVGGYSLLERVQIAIAGLMVVLVLVAVFVAQPDWLGVLRGLIPGSFDYAPFVADKYPDITATSVWVELVVFMGGLGGGMYDYIGYTGMLREKRWGMLGHDEVDAIGRRLAAMDAGERIPLSTDAQDVAKARAWSRAPLFDMLAAFLALAVIAAAFMINGAAILGEKHQVPEGNDVLTYQSQFLASVAQVFEYFYIVAIVMVLFGTVYAVWEAYSWTTYESLAAVSEKVRSRGQRGIRPFVYAWTGIGALLMIATGASFLALITPASIVGGVFACGIYGAGLLYVDKVNMPAEYRMSPLTRTLVAVGSVFLTVCGVVAMLSYAGVVS; from the coding sequence ATGACGACAGAAGAAATCGGTCGTAACGCGGACTCGGAGCTGCGTCTCCCGGAACCCCCACCGGAGTTGGGGAAGGGACGCTTCAGCGTCGCCACGGTCCTCAAGTTCTTCGGCCCCGGCGCGGTCATCGCCTCGCTCACCATCGGAAGCGGCGAATCGATCCTCGCCTCACGCGAGGGAGCCGTCTTCGGTTACACCGTCCTGTGGGCCGTGGTCGTGGGGACGATCGCCAAGGGCGCGCTCGTCTACGCCTCCAACCGCCACATCACGCTCACCGGCGAGCACCCGATGACGCGGTTCGCCAAGGTGCTGCCCGGTCCGCGCGGCTGGTTCCCCGTACTGCTCGCGCTGATCTGCCTGGCGTCGTTCCCCGGCTGGGCGAGCGGAGTGGCCGTGGCGCTGGGCGACTTCCTCGAATCGCAGGGCGCCGGCGACGCCACCGCATACGCCGTAGGAATCCTGATCTTCGGCGCCGTACTGTCCTGGGTCGGCGGCTACAGCCTGCTGGAGCGGGTGCAGATCGCGATCGCCGGTCTGATGGTGGTGCTCGTGCTCGTCGCGGTCTTCGTCGCGCAGCCCGACTGGCTCGGCGTGCTGCGCGGGCTGATACCCGGCAGCTTCGACTACGCGCCGTTCGTGGCCGACAAGTACCCCGACATCACCGCCACTTCGGTCTGGGTCGAGCTCGTGGTCTTCATGGGCGGACTCGGCGGAGGCATGTACGACTACATCGGCTACACCGGCATGCTGCGCGAGAAGAGGTGGGGAATGCTCGGGCACGACGAGGTCGACGCGATCGGACGGCGCCTGGCGGCGATGGACGCGGGGGAGCGGATACCGCTGTCGACGGATGCTCAGGACGTGGCGAAGGCGCGTGCCTGGAGCCGTGCGCCGCTCTTCGACATGCTGGCCGCGTTCCTGGCGCTGGCCGTCATCGCCGCCGCCTTCATGATCAACGGCGCCGCGATCCTCGGCGAGAAGCACCAAGTGCCCGAGGGCAACGACGTGTTGACGTACCAGTCGCAGTTCCTCGCCTCCGTTGCCCAGGTGTTCGAGTACTTCTACATCGTCGCCATCGTGATGGTGCTCTTCGGCACCGTCTACGCCGTGTGGGAGGCGTACTCCTGGACGACGTACGAAAGCCTCGCCGCCGTCTCCGAGAAGGTGCGCTCGCGCGGGCAGCGTGGCATCAGGCCCTTCGTCTACGCGTGGACGGGCATCGGTGCGCTGCTGATGATCGCCACCGGCGCGAGCTTCCTGGCGCTCATCACTCCCGCGTCGATCGTGGGCGGCGTCTTCGCCTGCGGCATCTACGGCGCCGGGCTTCTCTACGTCGACAAGGTCAACATGCCGGCGGAGTACCGGATGAGTCCGCTGACGCGCACGCTCGTCGCAGTCGGGTCGGTGTTCCTCACCGTGTGCGGGGTCGTGGCGATGCTCTCGTACGCGGGGGTCGTCTCATGA
- a CDS encoding GntR family transcriptional regulator, giving the protein MDGRPVTRTPQGAEQSAAGAAERAAALPRRQMLTDDVHEAIKALIMDHAIEPGARVSIDGLARELGVSPTPVREALARLETAGLVVKEPLRGYRTTPLLDREQLADLYEFRLLIEPWAAARAAEKADGPGRERLRAEMAACDAPREATYDAYKALTAHDTRFHVLVAELAGSAQVRLAFERTHCHLHIFRLYYDRGIGQRTLEEHRVITDAVLAGDPERAEAAMRTHLETAYYERLRPVSEEPERGGGSGTGRSGT; this is encoded by the coding sequence ATGGACGGCCGACCGGTGACGAGAACACCGCAGGGTGCCGAGCAGAGCGCGGCAGGAGCCGCGGAGCGGGCGGCCGCACTGCCCCGGCGGCAGATGCTCACCGACGACGTCCACGAGGCGATCAAGGCACTGATCATGGACCATGCGATCGAGCCGGGCGCCCGCGTCTCGATCGACGGCCTCGCCCGTGAGCTGGGCGTCTCCCCCACCCCCGTACGGGAGGCGCTGGCACGCCTGGAGACGGCCGGCCTCGTCGTCAAGGAACCCCTGCGCGGATACCGGACCACGCCGCTCCTCGACCGTGAACAGCTCGCGGATCTCTATGAGTTCAGGCTGCTGATCGAGCCGTGGGCCGCCGCACGCGCCGCCGAGAAGGCGGACGGGCCCGGCCGGGAGCGCCTCCGTGCGGAGATGGCCGCGTGCGATGCGCCGCGAGAGGCCACCTACGACGCGTACAAGGCGCTCACGGCGCACGACACCCGCTTCCATGTGCTGGTCGCGGAACTGGCGGGCAGCGCGCAGGTGCGGCTCGCCTTCGAGCGCACCCACTGCCACCTCCATATCTTCCGGCTCTACTACGACCGCGGCATAGGGCAGCGGACGCTGGAGGAGCACCGCGTGATCACCGACGCGGTGCTGGCCGGTGATCCGGAGAGGGCCGAGGCGGCGATGCGCACCCATCTGGAGACCGCGTACTACGAGCGGCTGCGGCCGGTCTCGGAGGAACCGGAGAGGGGCGGAGGTTCCGGTACCGGGCGCTCCGGGACTTGA
- a CDS encoding MazG-like family protein has translation MTPDQWATIRRLVDWLDAANGDGEQETAMRLMKLAEESGEVMQAYIGAMGQNPRKGRTHTPDDVAAELCDVILTAAVALHRFTDDPAGALDAKIREVARRSLPPGPRTARDERK, from the coding sequence ATGACGCCCGACCAGTGGGCCACGATCCGGCGGCTCGTGGACTGGCTGGACGCCGCCAACGGCGACGGCGAGCAGGAGACCGCGATGCGGCTGATGAAGCTCGCGGAGGAGTCGGGCGAGGTGATGCAGGCGTATATCGGTGCCATGGGGCAGAACCCGCGCAAGGGCCGTACCCACACCCCGGACGACGTCGCCGCCGAGCTGTGCGATGTCATCCTGACCGCCGCGGTCGCGCTGCACCGCTTCACGGACGACCCGGCGGGCGCACTCGATGCGAAGATCCGCGAGGTGGCCCGGCGTTCCCTGCCGCCGGGGCCGCGTACCGCCCGGGACGAGCGGAAGTAG
- a CDS encoding TetR/AcrR family transcriptional regulator — protein MGESQGGRARERTRRRLSTEERREELLAVGARLFAGSAHEDVSIDRVAEIAGVSRGLLYHYFPTKNDFFAAVVERESRRMLRLTAAVPDVPVRDQLTSGLDCFLEYVESHAQGFRAFHRAEAAGDPAVRRVYQQGLAAQERQILDALAADPEAASIATDVPALRIAVRGWLSFMVTVCLEWLKEEPRMPRDQVRDLCARALLGAITPP, from the coding sequence ATGGGCGAGAGTCAGGGCGGGCGCGCCCGCGAGCGGACCCGCCGCCGGCTCAGCACCGAGGAGCGCCGCGAGGAGCTGCTGGCCGTGGGCGCGCGGCTGTTCGCCGGCAGTGCGCACGAGGACGTCTCCATCGACCGCGTCGCCGAGATCGCCGGTGTCTCGCGGGGACTGCTGTACCACTACTTCCCGACCAAGAACGACTTCTTCGCCGCCGTCGTCGAGCGTGAGAGCCGCCGGATGCTGCGGCTGACGGCCGCCGTGCCCGACGTGCCCGTACGGGACCAACTGACCAGCGGGCTCGACTGCTTCCTCGAATACGTCGAGAGCCATGCGCAGGGTTTCCGCGCCTTCCACCGCGCGGAGGCCGCGGGCGACCCGGCCGTCCGCAGGGTCTACCAGCAGGGTCTGGCGGCACAGGAGCGCCAGATCCTGGACGCACTCGCCGCGGACCCGGAGGCGGCCAGTATCGCCACGGACGTGCCGGCGCTCCGCATCGCCGTGCGCGGCTGGCTGTCGTTCATGGTGACCGTGTGCCTGGAGTGGCTGAAGGAGGAGCCCCGCATGCCCCGGGACCAGGTACGCGATCTGTGCGCGCGGGCACTGCTGGGCGCGATCACACCGCCGTAG